In Geotalea uraniireducens, one genomic interval encodes:
- the gcvPB gene encoding aminomethyl-transferring glycine dehydrogenase subunit GcvPB: protein MQLIYEQSIPGRPGVSLPASDVPPAAGLSAELRRAEAAVLPEVSELDLVRHFTLLSRRNFSVDTNFYPLGSCTMKYNAKAIEEAARAFVPYHPMVALLPHGASYCQGSLALAYELGRTLTEITGMDEVTTQPLAGAHGEMTGIMMVAAYHRAKGNKKRYVVVPDSSHGTNPASAAMVGYEIITVPTAAYGDMDLERFREVMTDEVAAVMMTCPNTLGLFNPHIREICDLAHDHDALVYYDGANLNAILGKVRPGDVGFDVIHVNLHKTFGTPHGGGGPGSGPVGVKKELIPFLPGPRIVRNDDGSYALESALPESIGRTAGFFGNFGVMAKAYAYMVMLGRAGLIQVSEQAVLSANYVMSRLKDLYELPYETSCMHECVFSAVRQAKNGVHAIDIAKFLIDRGFHPPTVYFPLIVKEAIMIEPTETESKETLDAFIAVMREAAELAERDPAAFATLPQSMPVSRLDETKAAREQNVCFGSW, encoded by the coding sequence ATGCAACTGATCTACGAACAATCGATTCCCGGTCGGCCGGGCGTCAGTCTGCCGGCCAGCGATGTCCCGCCGGCCGCCGGCCTGTCGGCCGAGCTGCGCCGGGCCGAAGCAGCTGTGCTGCCCGAAGTGAGCGAACTCGATCTGGTGCGCCATTTCACTCTGCTCTCCCGGCGCAACTTCTCTGTCGATACCAATTTCTATCCCCTCGGTTCCTGCACGATGAAGTACAACGCCAAGGCCATCGAGGAAGCGGCCCGGGCCTTTGTCCCCTATCACCCGATGGTGGCGCTGCTTCCCCATGGCGCCTCGTACTGCCAGGGGAGTCTTGCCCTGGCCTACGAACTGGGCCGGACCCTGACCGAGATCACCGGCATGGATGAGGTGACCACCCAGCCGCTGGCCGGGGCCCATGGCGAGATGACCGGCATCATGATGGTGGCTGCCTATCATCGGGCGAAGGGGAACAAGAAGCGCTACGTGGTGGTGCCTGACTCCTCCCACGGCACCAATCCGGCCTCGGCGGCGATGGTCGGCTACGAGATCATCACCGTGCCGACCGCCGCATATGGCGATATGGACCTGGAGCGGTTTCGCGAGGTGATGACCGACGAAGTGGCGGCGGTAATGATGACCTGTCCCAATACCCTCGGCCTTTTCAACCCGCACATCCGTGAAATCTGCGACCTTGCCCACGATCACGACGCCCTCGTCTACTACGACGGCGCCAACCTCAACGCCATCCTCGGCAAGGTCCGCCCCGGCGATGTCGGTTTCGACGTGATCCATGTCAACCTGCACAAGACCTTCGGCACTCCCCATGGCGGCGGCGGTCCGGGCAGCGGGCCGGTGGGGGTGAAGAAGGAGCTGATTCCCTTCCTCCCCGGGCCGCGGATCGTCAGGAACGACGACGGCAGCTATGCGCTCGAATCCGCCCTCCCCGAAAGTATCGGGCGGACGGCTGGCTTTTTCGGTAATTTCGGGGTGATGGCCAAGGCGTATGCCTACATGGTGATGCTCGGCCGTGCGGGGCTGATCCAGGTGAGCGAACAGGCGGTCCTCAGCGCCAATTACGTGATGAGCCGGCTCAAGGATCTCTACGAACTCCCCTACGAGACGAGCTGCATGCACGAGTGCGTCTTCTCGGCGGTCAGGCAGGCAAAGAACGGCGTCCATGCGATCGATATCGCCAAGTTCCTCATCGATCGCGGTTTCCACCCGCCGACGGTCTACTTCCCACTGATTGTCAAAGAGGCGATCATGATCGAGCCGACCGAAACCGAGAGTAAGGAAACCCTCGATGCCTTCATTGCCGTGATGCGGGAAGCGGCGGAACTGGCCGAGCGCGATCCGGCGGCCTTTGCGACGCTGCCGCAGTCGATGCCGGTTAGCCGGCTGGACGAAACCAAGGCGGCCCGGGAGCAGAACGTCTGTTTCGGCTCGTGGTGA
- a CDS encoding lipoate--protein ligase family protein: MTWRLIDSGPLDAVTNMAVDEALLRSFDPAAPVPVLRLYGWEPPAFSLGRFQQAEDVLDLDRCTAAGIAVVRRITGGGAIYHAAELTYSVVCAPSQIPGGAGVKESFRTLTRFLLDFYRGLGLAPAWAADGCAPGPFGERTPLCFAGREECDIVVEGRKIGGNAQRRLKGVVFQHGSIPLRPVLAGVLSLLRQVPPGLMADCATLAELGVNDDEAGLRQRLAAAFAAALGVRLTGSALTAAETALAAELTRDRYGSAAWNCQGELS, from the coding sequence ATGACCTGGCGGCTGATCGATAGCGGGCCTCTCGACGCGGTTACCAATATGGCGGTCGACGAGGCGCTCCTCCGGAGCTTCGACCCTGCCGCACCAGTGCCGGTGCTCCGCCTTTACGGGTGGGAGCCACCGGCTTTTTCTTTGGGCCGGTTCCAGCAGGCGGAAGACGTCCTTGACCTCGATCGCTGCACTGCCGCCGGGATTGCCGTGGTGCGGCGGATAACCGGCGGCGGGGCGATTTACCACGCCGCCGAACTGACGTATTCCGTTGTCTGCGCCCCGTCCCAGATTCCCGGCGGGGCGGGGGTAAAGGAATCGTTCCGCACCCTGACCCGCTTCCTGCTCGACTTCTATCGCGGCCTCGGCCTGGCTCCCGCCTGGGCGGCGGACGGTTGTGCCCCCGGCCCGTTCGGCGAACGGACCCCGCTCTGTTTTGCTGGGCGGGAAGAGTGTGACATCGTTGTCGAGGGGCGGAAGATCGGGGGGAATGCCCAGCGGCGATTGAAAGGGGTGGTCTTCCAGCATGGCTCGATTCCCCTCCGTCCCGTCCTTGCCGGGGTCCTCTCCCTGCTGCGGCAGGTTCCGCCGGGGCTGATGGCCGACTGTGCCACTCTTGCCGAACTGGGGGTGAACGACGACGAGGCCGGGTTGCGGCAACGGCTGGCAGCAGCTTTTGCCGCAGCGTTGGGCGTCAGGCTGACCGGGTCGGCGCTGACCGCGGCCGAAACGGCGCTGGCCGCCGAACTTACCCGCGATCGTTACGGATCGGCTGCCTGGAATTGCCAGGGAGAATTATCATGA
- the lipA gene encoding lipoyl synthase, with the protein MNIVRKPEWLQKKINPAAHAEMEGLLGELRLHTVCQEARCPNISECFRQRQATFLILGALCTRRCSFCNVTKRSPVPPDTGEPARVAAAVARLALSHVVITSPTRDDLADGGAAHYAATVAAIRGAAPATTIELLIPDFQGSRTALATVVASGPAIVGHNLETVPRLYQIRSGADYHRSLAVLETLRELAPSLRTKSGVMLGLGETEEELFAVLDDLRRVDCSYLSLGQYLAPSRAHHPVIEYLPPETFDRYREQALAMGFAHVESGPYVRSSYHAARYGE; encoded by the coding sequence ATGAATATCGTCCGCAAGCCCGAATGGCTGCAGAAAAAGATCAATCCGGCCGCCCATGCGGAAATGGAGGGGCTGCTCGGCGAGTTGCGGCTCCATACCGTCTGCCAGGAGGCCCGTTGCCCCAATATCAGCGAATGCTTCCGCCAGCGGCAGGCTACCTTTCTGATCCTTGGGGCCCTCTGCACCCGCCGCTGTTCCTTCTGCAACGTGACCAAGCGGTCGCCGGTCCCTCCCGATACCGGCGAGCCGGCCCGGGTTGCCGCGGCCGTTGCCCGGCTTGCCCTGAGTCACGTGGTAATTACCAGCCCGACCCGCGACGACCTGGCCGACGGCGGCGCTGCCCATTACGCCGCCACCGTCGCGGCTATCCGCGGGGCGGCACCGGCAACGACGATCGAACTTCTCATCCCCGATTTTCAGGGGAGCCGTACCGCATTGGCGACGGTGGTTGCCAGTGGGCCGGCCATCGTCGGCCATAATCTGGAAACGGTCCCCCGCCTCTACCAGATCCGCTCGGGAGCCGATTACCACCGCTCTCTCGCGGTGCTTGAAACCCTGCGCGAACTGGCCCCGTCCCTCAGGACCAAGTCGGGAGTGATGCTCGGGCTCGGCGAGACGGAGGAGGAACTGTTTGCTGTCCTCGACGACCTGCGCCGGGTCGACTGTTCATACCTCAGTCTCGGCCAGTATCTGGCGCCAAGCCGGGCTCACCATCCGGTGATCGAGTACCTCCCGCCGGAGACCTTCGACCGATACCGCGAGCAGGCGCTCGCCATGGGCTTTGCCCATGTGGAGAGCGGGCCGTACGTCAGGAGTTCCTATCATGCCGCCCGGTACGGCGAGTGA
- a CDS encoding NfeD family protein — MHVEWWYWIVLGFVLIGAELVVPSFTIIWFGLGAVMVGAVFALWRGFPLAGQLCLWTVASVSFTILWFKYLKPKSATGAGQAKESIVGETGMMIQGVATPFERGTVKFPVSLLGADEWRCYADTPLQTGDRVRVLDIQGQILKVAKL, encoded by the coding sequence GTGCACGTGGAATGGTGGTACTGGATAGTGCTCGGGTTTGTCCTGATCGGCGCCGAGCTGGTGGTGCCGTCCTTTACGATCATCTGGTTCGGTCTCGGTGCCGTCATGGTCGGAGCGGTTTTCGCCCTCTGGCGGGGCTTTCCGCTGGCCGGTCAGCTCTGCCTCTGGACGGTGGCCTCGGTTTCGTTCACCATCCTCTGGTTCAAGTATCTGAAACCGAAAAGCGCCACCGGTGCCGGCCAGGCCAAGGAGTCTATCGTCGGTGAAACGGGGATGATGATCCAGGGGGTCGCCACACCGTTCGAGCGGGGGACGGTAAAGTTCCCGGTGTCGCTCCTCGGCGCCGACGAATGGCGCTGTTATGCCGACACCCCTCTCCAGACGGGCGATCGGGTCAGGGTGCTGGATATTC